A genome region from Neisseria meningitidis includes the following:
- a CDS encoding Spy/CpxP family protein refolding chaperone, which produces MPLPAPCRFAKPAASFLSMALLSCQLSHAATAYIPLNDFQPNCDIRRLGLTQGQHNELRKIRAAFKMAGDRARLKVMHSEHSRRRSVVEIISSDVFNRNEARDYVESRYLSGMDFAVDELEIQHRFFHILTPQQQQMWLSSCLK; this is translated from the coding sequence GTGCCACTGCCTGCTCCCTGCCGTTTTGCCAAACCTGCCGCCTCTTTTTTAAGTATGGCTTTGCTTTCCTGCCAGCTTTCCCACGCCGCCACGGCTTATATCCCCCTGAACGATTTTCAACCGAACTGCGACATACGCCGGCTCGGACTGACACAGGGTCAGCACAATGAACTGCGTAAAATCCGCGCCGCCTTCAAAATGGCGGGCGACAGGGCGCGTTTGAAGGTTATGCATTCCGAACACAGCCGCCGTCGGTCTGTCGTCGAAATCATTTCCTCGGATGTTTTTAATCGGAACGAGGCGCGCGATTATGTCGAAAGCCGCTATTTGTCCGGTATGGATTTTGCGGTGGACGAATTGGAAATCCAACACCGGTTCTTCCATATCCTCACACC
- the rpe gene encoding ribulose-phosphate 3-epimerase: MTTYRIAPSILSADFARLGEEVESVIAADADLIHFDVMDNHYVPNLTFGPMVCAALKPYASVPIDVHLMVEPVDDLIQSFAKAGASIITFHPEASRHIDRSLSLIRDMGCQAGLVLNPATPVYLLENVLDRLDMVLLMSVNPGFGGQSFIPYTLEKIRQVRAMLDRYEEKSGRRIAIEVDGGIKTDNIAAAAQAGADTFVAGSAIFSKPDYKAVIDAMRAELEKSGRLNLAPMIEIEMPSEN, from the coding sequence ATGACTACTTACCGTATCGCACCCAGCATTTTATCGGCAGATTTTGCACGGCTTGGCGAAGAGGTGGAAAGCGTCATTGCGGCAGATGCAGATCTGATCCATTTTGACGTGATGGACAACCATTATGTGCCGAACCTGACCTTCGGGCCTATGGTTTGCGCGGCGTTGAAGCCTTATGCAAGCGTGCCGATCGATGTGCATCTGATGGTCGAACCCGTGGATGACCTGATTCAGTCGTTTGCCAAAGCAGGAGCATCAATCATCACGTTCCATCCCGAAGCGAGCCGCCATATTGACCGCAGCTTGAGCCTGATTCGGGACATGGGCTGTCAGGCGGGGCTGGTGTTGAATCCGGCAACGCCCGTATATCTGTTGGAAAACGTATTGGACAGGCTGGATATGGTTTTGCTGATGTCGGTAAACCCCGGGTTCGGCGGTCAGAGCTTCATTCCGTATACTTTGGAAAAAATCAGACAGGTTCGTGCCATGCTTGACCGCTATGAAGAGAAAAGCGGCAGACGTATTGCCATTGAAGTGGACGGCGGCATCAAAACCGACAATATCGCCGCCGCCGCCCAAGCCGGCGCGGATACCTTTGTTGCCGGTTCTGCGATTTTCAGCAAACCAGACTATAAGGCGGTGATTGATGCGATGAGGGCGGAACTGGAAAAAAGCGGCAGGCTGAACCTTGCGCCAATGATTGAAATAGAAATGCCGTCTGAAAATTAG
- the ruvB gene encoding Holliday junction branch migration DNA helicase RuvB: MLQTDNLTAAQPQRIVAAQTASAQEELLERALRPKTLDDYIGQHKAKEQLAIFIQAAKKRGEALDHVLLFGPPGLGKTTLAHIIAKELGVNLRQTSGPVLERAGDLAALLTNLDPHDVLFIDEIHRLSPVVEEILYPALEDYRLDIMIGEGPAARSVKIDLPPFTLVGATTRAGMLTNPLRDRFGIVSRLEFYENRDLATIVSRSAQLLQLDMSEEGAEEIAKRSRGTPRIANRLLRRVRDFADVKNNGTIDGGIADAALSMLDVDVQGLDVMDRKFLEAVLHKFGGGPVGLDNVAAAIGESTDTIEDVIEPYLIQQGFLQRTPRGRMATERAYLHFGLPVEK; this comes from the coding sequence ATGCTGCAAACCGACAACCTGACTGCCGCTCAACCGCAACGCATTGTTGCCGCCCAAACCGCCTCCGCACAGGAAGAACTGCTCGAACGCGCCCTCCGCCCCAAAACGCTGGACGACTATATCGGGCAGCATAAAGCCAAAGAACAGCTCGCCATTTTCATCCAAGCCGCCAAAAAGCGCGGCGAAGCACTCGACCACGTCTTGCTTTTCGGTCCGCCCGGGCTGGGTAAAACCACACTGGCGCACATCATCGCCAAAGAATTGGGCGTAAATTTGCGCCAAACCAGCGGCCCCGTCCTCGAACGCGCCGGCGACCTCGCCGCCCTTTTGACCAACCTTGATCCGCACGACGTATTGTTTATCGACGAAATCCACCGCCTCAGCCCTGTTGTCGAAGAAATCCTCTACCCCGCGCTTGAAGACTACCGGCTCGACATTATGATAGGCGAAGGGCCCGCCGCCCGTTCCGTTAAAATCGACCTGCCGCCCTTCACGCTTGTCGGCGCGACCACCCGCGCCGGTATGCTGACCAATCCGTTGCGCGACCGCTTCGGCATCGTCTCCCGCCTCGAGTTTTACGAAAACCGCGACCTTGCCACCATCGTCAGCCGTTCGGCACAACTCCTGCAACTCGATATGTCCGAAGAAGGCGCGGAAGAAATCGCCAAACGCAGCCGCGGTACGCCGCGCATCGCCAACCGCCTGTTGCGCCGCGTGCGCGATTTCGCCGACGTGAAAAACAACGGCACAATCGACGGCGGCATCGCCGATGCCGCTTTAAGTATGCTGGACGTGGACGTGCAGGGGCTGGACGTGATGGACAGGAAATTCCTCGAAGCCGTTTTGCACAAATTCGGCGGCGGCCCGGTCGGTTTGGACAATGTTGCCGCCGCCATCGGCGAATCAACAGACACCATCGAAGACGTTATCGAACCCTATCTCATCCAACAAGGCTTCCTGCAACGCACCCCGCGCGGCAGGATGGCGACCGAACGCGCCTACCTGCATTTCGGGCTGCCCGTCGAAAAATAA
- a CDS encoding multifunctional CCA addition/repair protein, translated as MQTYLVGGAVRDYLLGLPVKDRDWVVVGADAQTMLAQGFQPVGKDFPVFLHPETHEEYALARTERKTAKGYVGFSFHADKDVTLEQDLMRRDLTINAMAQDADGKIIDPFGGQRDLAAGILRHVSPAFAEDPVRILRTARFAARYKFEIAEETIKLMRQMVENGEADALVAERVWQEFAKGLMEKNPRKMIEVLRECGALKVLLPEVNALFGVPQRADYHPEIDSGIHTLMTLQRAADMGLSLPERYAALLHDLGKAKTPSDILPRHHGHDLAGVEPVRKVNQRLRAPKHCAELAELVCRWHIIFHQVGQLKSQTILNVLKKTDAFRRPERFQTALNVCIADTQGRLNREHTPYPQRAHWLALLEAANQADSGKIAAECRSQGKAHLIAEQIDRARLAQIAPLQKAFRAAQDKTEKH; from the coding sequence ATGCAGACTTATCTCGTCGGCGGTGCCGTCCGCGATTATCTTTTGGGCTTGCCCGTCAAAGACCGCGATTGGGTGGTCGTCGGCGCAGACGCACAAACCATGCTGGCGCAAGGCTTCCAGCCAGTCGGCAAAGACTTTCCCGTGTTTCTCCATCCCGAAACACACGAAGAATACGCCCTCGCCCGCACCGAGCGCAAAACCGCCAAAGGTTACGTCGGTTTCAGTTTCCACGCCGACAAAGACGTTACGCTGGAGCAGGATTTGATGCGCCGCGACCTGACCATCAACGCGATGGCGCAAGATGCGGACGGCAAGATTATCGACCCTTTCGGCGGACAACGGGATTTGGCGGCAGGCATTTTGCGCCACGTTTCCCCAGCCTTTGCCGAAGACCCCGTCCGCATCCTGCGTACTGCCCGCTTTGCCGCGCGTTACAAGTTTGAAATCGCCGAAGAAACCATAAAGCTGATGCGGCAGATGGTGGAAAACGGCGAAGCGGACGCATTGGTTGCCGAACGCGTCTGGCAGGAGTTTGCGAAAGGTTTGATGGAAAAAAATCCGCGCAAAATGATTGAAGTGTTGCGCGAATGCGGCGCGCTCAAAGTCTTGCTGCCCGAAGTCAATGCCCTCTTCGGCGTGCCGCAACGCGCCGACTACCATCCCGAAATCGACAGCGGCATCCATACCCTGATGACGCTGCAACGCGCCGCCGATATGGGTTTGAGCCTGCCCGAACGCTATGCCGCCCTGCTGCACGACTTGGGCAAAGCCAAAACACCGTCCGACATCCTGCCGCGCCACCACGGACACGACCTCGCCGGTGTCGAACCCGTGCGCAAAGTCAATCAAAGGCTGCGTGCGCCGAAACATTGTGCCGAGCTTGCCGAATTGGTTTGCCGTTGGCACATTATTTTCCACCAAGTCGGACAGCTTAAAAGCCAAACCATTCTGAACGTATTGAAAAAAACCGACGCTTTCAGACGACCCGAACGCTTTCAGACGGCATTGAACGTCTGCATTGCCGACACGCAAGGCCGTCTGAACCGCGAACACACGCCCTACCCGCAACGCGCGCACTGGCTCGCCTTACTCGAAGCCGCCAATCAGGCGGATTCGGGCAAAATCGCCGCCGAATGCCGCTCGCAGGGAAAAGCGCACCTTATCGCCGAACAAATCGACCGGGCGCGGCTGGCACAAATCGCCCCATTGCAAAAAGCGTTTCGAGCGGCGCAAGACAAAACAGAAAAACATTAA